One Cynocephalus volans isolate mCynVol1 chromosome 5, mCynVol1.pri, whole genome shotgun sequence DNA window includes the following coding sequences:
- the ZC3H12D gene encoding probable ribonuclease ZC3H12D — MEHPSKMEFFQKLGYDREDVVRVLGKLGKDALVNDVLQELIRTGSRPRAQESQAAPLLVPRGSCGVPDAAQRGWGAAPEEDCGGPASSLRPIVIDGSNVAMSHGNKEAFSCRGIQLAVDWFRDRGHTYIKVFVPSWRKDPPRSDTPIREQHVLEELERQAVLVYTPSRKVNGKRVVCYDDRYIVKVAYEQDGIIVSNDNYRDLQSENPEWRWFIEQRLLMFSFVNDRFMPPDDPLGRRGPTLSNFLSRKPKPPEPSWQQCPYGKKCTYGIKCKFYHPERPHHAQLAVADELRAKTRPGAAGSPEEQRPPSARGGAARARPGPREPGARSLPSGPPDLAALRGGFSRLAVSDHPGLRGPGWVPWGGPEPGVAPSPRADSAATPGPPGLPSPQSPFAPGDFPLPPRGGRCPGDLHGDPLPQRRPPEDPWARPPSSDRFPGCSAWVDPVWGDGAFGGPWGFAAAGDEGDARARARTALCSIFPPDLVDRVMASFPELSDLARLIVLVQRSQRAGARLGKP, encoded by the exons ATGGAACACCCAAGCAAGATGGAGTTCTTCCAGAAGCTGGGCTATGACCGGGAGGACGTGGTCAGGGTGCTGGGCAAGCTGGGCAAGGATGCCCTGGTCAACGACGTGCTGCAGGAGCTGATCCGGACAGGCAGCCGTCCCCGGGCCCAGGAGAGCCAGGCTGCGCCCCTGCTCGTTCCCCGGGGCTCCTGTGGGGTCCCGGATGCTGCCCAGCGGGGCTGGGGGGCAGCCCCGGAAGAGGACTGTGGAGGCCCCGCCAGCTCCCTGCGACCCATAGTGATTGACGGCAGCAACGTGGCAATGAG CCATGGAAATAAAGAAGCCTTCTCTTGCCGGGGAATCCAGCTGGCTGTGGACTGGTTCAGGGACAGAGGACACACCTACATCAAGGTTTTTGTCCCATCCTGGAGGAAAGACCCACCAAGATCTGATACCCCTATTAGAG AGCAGCACGTGCTGGAGGAGCTGGAGAGGCAGGCGGTGCTCGTGTACACCCCGTCCCGCAAGGTGAACGGCAAGCGGGTGGTCTGCTATGACGACCGCTACATCGTGAAGGTGGCCTACGAGCAGGACGGCATCATCGTCTCCAACGACAACTACCGGGACCTGCAGAGCGAGAATCCCGAGTGGAGGTGGTTCATCGAGCAGAGGCTGCTCATGTTCTCCTTCGTCAACGATCG ATTCATGCCTCCTGATGACCCCCTGGGCCGCCGAGGACCCACCCTGAGCAACTTCCTGAGCAGGAAGCCGAAGCCCCCTGAGCCGTCCTGGCAGCAATGCCCCTACG GCAAGAAATGCACCTACGGCATCAAGTGCAAGTTCTACCACCCGGAGAGGCCGCACCACGCGCAGCTGGCGGTGGCCGACGAGCTCCGCGCCAAGACGCGGCCCGGCGCGGCCGGGAGTCCCGAGGAGCAGCGGCCGCCGAGCGCCCGGGGCGGCGCCGCACGAGCCCGGCCGGGCCCCCGGGAGCCCGGCGCGCGCAGCCTCCCGAGCGGGCCCCCCGACCTGGCCGCCCTGCGCGGGGGCTTCTCGCGGCTGGCCGTCAGCGACCACCCGGGGCTCCGCGGTCCCGGCTGGGTGCCCTGGGGCGGCCCGGAGCCCGGGGTCGCGCCGTCCCCGCGGGCCGACAGCGCTGCCACCCCCGGGCCGCCCGGCCTCCCGAGCCCGCAGAGCCCGTTCGCCCCCGGCGACTTCCCGCTCCCGCCGCGGGGCGGACGCTGCCCCGGGGACCTGCACGGTGACCCGCTTCCCCAGCGCCGGCCGCCCGAAGACCCGTGGGCCCGCCCGCCCAGCTCCGACCGTTTCCCCGGCTGCTCGGCCTGGGTGGATCCGGTCTGGGGCGACGGTGCCTTTGGAGGCCCTTGGGGGTTCGCGGCCGCTGGCGACGAGGGCGACGCGCGCGCCCGGGCGCGCACCGCGCTCTGCAGCATCTTCCCGCCCGACCTGGTGGACCGCGTGATGGCCTCGTTCCCCGAGCTTTCCGACCTCGCCAGGCTCATCGTCCTCGTGCAGAGATCCCAAAGGGCTGGTGCAAGGCTGGGAAAGCCCTAG